Proteins from a single region of Haloterrigena alkaliphila:
- a CDS encoding 50S ribosomal protein L14 yields MEAMKADVTQGLKKGSLVTCADNTGARELKIISVAGYHGTKNRQPKAGIGDKVTVSVTKGTPEMRRQVLEAVVVRQRKSIRRPDGTRLKFEDNAAVIIDENEEPRGTEIKGPIAREVAERFGAIASTATMIV; encoded by the coding sequence ATGGAGGCGATGAAAGCCGACGTCACCCAGGGACTCAAGAAGGGGTCGCTGGTCACGTGCGCCGACAACACCGGCGCGCGCGAACTCAAGATCATCAGCGTCGCGGGCTACCACGGCACCAAGAACCGCCAGCCGAAGGCGGGGATCGGTGACAAGGTGACCGTCTCGGTCACCAAGGGTACCCCGGAGATGCGACGCCAGGTCCTCGAGGCCGTCGTCGTCCGCCAGCGGAAGTCGATCCGCCGGCCCGACGGCACGCGCCTGAAGTTCGAGGACAACGCGGCGGTCATCATCGACGAGAACGAGGAGCCCCGCGGCACGGAGATCAAGGGGCCGATCGCCCGCGAGGTCGCAGAACGCTTCGGAGCAATCGCCTCCACGGCGACGATGATCGTATAG
- a CDS encoding 30S ribosomal protein S17: MAIGLDVETPPEPDNPEEYDYETCPFYGDLPVRGQILEGLVVSTDMDKTVVVEREYDVAVPKYDRYMKRRSRIPAHVPGVLEPLSVGDTVKIAETRPLSKTKSHVVVEVTDEATAEDVAELTGQAEPEPELSDEDFAAAAAEDEGDE; the protein is encoded by the coding sequence ATGGCAATAGGACTAGACGTTGAAACCCCTCCGGAACCCGATAACCCGGAGGAATACGACTACGAGACGTGTCCGTTCTACGGCGACCTTCCCGTTCGAGGTCAGATCCTCGAAGGGCTGGTCGTCTCGACGGACATGGACAAGACCGTAGTCGTCGAGCGAGAGTACGACGTGGCTGTACCGAAGTACGACCGGTACATGAAGCGTCGCTCGCGCATCCCGGCACACGTGCCGGGCGTGCTCGAGCCGCTCTCGGTCGGTGACACGGTCAAGATCGCAGAGACCCGACCACTGTCGAAGACGAAATCGCACGTGGTCGTCGAAGTAACCGACGAAGCGACCGCGGAGGACGTCGCGGAGCTGACCGGCCAGGCCGAGCCCGAGCCGGAGCTCTCCGACGAGGACTTCGCGGCCGCCGCAGCCGAAGACGAGGGTGATGAGTGA
- a CDS encoding ribonuclease P protein component 1 yields MALTPETLPRHELNGLPVRVVESDDASRVGLEGRVVIETTKTLSIEIRENCNSRVVMVPKSGSTFEFAITDEAADFRRGDLDGFPDAIRESDKESGTASKLADTQPGVSEQSNIPDGAGEDVAYVTVDGSRLLSRPARRTETSGDSPWQ; encoded by the coding sequence ATGGCACTGACACCCGAGACCCTGCCGCGACACGAACTCAACGGACTTCCCGTCCGCGTCGTCGAGAGTGACGACGCTTCGCGGGTCGGCCTCGAGGGGCGAGTGGTCATCGAGACCACCAAGACCCTCTCCATAGAGATCCGTGAGAACTGCAATTCTCGGGTAGTGATGGTGCCGAAATCGGGCTCGACGTTCGAGTTCGCGATCACAGATGAAGCCGCCGACTTCCGTCGAGGGGACCTCGACGGCTTCCCGGATGCGATCCGGGAATCCGACAAGGAGTCGGGGACTGCGTCCAAACTGGCCGATACTCAACCCGGGGTGTCCGAGCAATCGAACATTCCGGACGGTGCCGGCGAGGACGTGGCCTACGTTACGGTCGATGGATCGCGGCTGCTCTCACGACCCGCCCGACGCACGGAAACTAGTGGTGATTCACCATGGCAATAG
- a CDS encoding 30S ribosomal protein S3 yields MADEHQFIENGLQRSQIDEFFQEELGRAGYGGMDVAKTPMGTQIVLKAEKPGMVIGKGGENIRKVTTALEEKFNLEDPQIDVQEVDEPDLNARIVADRLANALERGWYFRKAGHTTIDRIMEAGALGAEIVLSGKVTGARSRVEKFNRGYIKHNGEPAEEVVDHGQGVAVMKLGTIGVDVKIIPPGAELPDDFGVHEDMDPEELVPDAVEANEAEGVEELLEGEPEEAEATAEGAEAPAEDAVEPDHDLEEDVEEVIEEEVAADEDEEDVEIPDESPIEEDLDELEEDVEAEAEELVAEMDEEEAEAEEEAADVDADEEAAEADAGDEAADADTDDEDEGGDA; encoded by the coding sequence ATGGCTGACGAACACCAATTCATCGAAAACGGCCTGCAGCGGTCCCAGATAGACGAGTTCTTCCAGGAAGAACTCGGCCGCGCGGGCTACGGTGGTATGGACGTCGCCAAGACGCCGATGGGAACCCAGATCGTCCTCAAGGCCGAGAAGCCCGGGATGGTCATCGGCAAGGGCGGCGAGAACATCCGGAAGGTCACGACGGCCCTCGAGGAGAAGTTCAACCTCGAGGACCCCCAGATCGACGTCCAGGAGGTCGACGAACCCGACCTCAACGCGCGGATCGTCGCGGACCGACTGGCCAACGCACTCGAGCGGGGCTGGTACTTCCGGAAGGCCGGGCACACGACGATCGACCGGATCATGGAAGCCGGCGCGCTCGGCGCCGAGATCGTCCTCTCCGGGAAGGTCACGGGCGCCCGCTCGCGCGTCGAGAAGTTCAACCGGGGCTACATCAAGCACAACGGCGAACCCGCCGAAGAGGTCGTCGACCACGGCCAGGGCGTCGCCGTCATGAAACTCGGGACCATCGGGGTCGACGTCAAGATCATCCCGCCGGGCGCCGAGTTGCCCGACGACTTCGGCGTCCACGAGGACATGGACCCCGAGGAACTCGTCCCCGACGCCGTCGAGGCCAACGAGGCCGAGGGCGTCGAGGAACTCCTCGAGGGCGAACCCGAGGAGGCCGAGGCGACCGCGGAAGGCGCGGAGGCGCCCGCCGAGGACGCCGTCGAGCCCGACCACGACCTCGAGGAGGACGTCGAAGAAGTCATCGAGGAAGAGGTCGCGGCCGACGAGGACGAGGAAGACGTCGAGATCCCCGACGAGTCGCCGATCGAGGAGGACCTCGACGAACTCGAAGAGGACGTCGAAGCCGAGGCCGAGGAACTCGTCGCGGAAATGGACGAGGAGGAAGCCGAGGCGGAGGAAGAAGCGGCGGATGTCGACGCGGACGAAGAAGCGGCTGAAGCCGATGCGGGCGACGAAGCGGCGGACGCTGACACGGACGACGAAGACGAGGGAGGTGACGCCTGA
- the rpmC gene encoding 50S ribosomal protein L29: MAILHVEEIRDMTPAEREEELEELETELLNQKSVLAAGGAPENPGRIGELSRTIARIKTIQREEGDLDDE; this comes from the coding sequence ATGGCGATCCTCCACGTCGAAGAGATCCGCGACATGACGCCCGCCGAACGCGAAGAGGAACTCGAGGAACTCGAGACGGAACTGCTGAACCAGAAGTCCGTCCTGGCCGCCGGTGGCGCCCCGGAGAACCCGGGCCGTATCGGCGAGCTGAGTCGCACTATCGCCCGGATCAAGACGATCCAGCGAGAGGAAGGCGACCTCGACGACGAGTAA